The Blastomonas sp. SL216 DNA window AGCCCGGCCGCGAGCAGGATCTGGTTGCGCGCACGCAGCGGGATGTCGAGATAATCGGCCAGGCGGATGATCAGCTCGCGGCTCGGCTGTGCACGGCCGGTTTCGACAAAGCTCAGATGCCGGGTCGACATTTCCACCTCCAGCGCCAGTTGCAGCTGGCTGAGACGGCGGCGTTCGCGCCATTGGCGCAGTTGCTGCCCGGCGGGCTCCTGGGTGCGGCTATCGTGCTTCATGCGTGCAAGGCTAGCCGAGCGCGATAGCCAGGGCCATTACCTGGCAGGTCATCGAATCAACCCGCAAGGCCCACCACGGCAAAGGCCAGAAAGGCGAGCAGCCCGGCATTGCGGTTGCTGCGGAACTTGGCGAGCGGGTCCTGCGGGTCCGCGGGCCGGAGCGCCAGCACCTGCCACGCCAGATGCGCCGCCACCGGCAGCAGCGCCATCACCGCCACCCAATCGGGCCGCACCAGCCAGATCGCGCCGCCCCATGCCGCGATGGTGAGGATGTAGCAAAAGCCGACGCCCGGCCGCACGGCCCCGCCCAGCGCACGCGCGCTGGAGCGGATGCCGACCAGCGCGTCATCCTCGACATCCTGCAGCGCGTAGATGGTGTCATAGCCGATCACCCAGGCGATGCAGCCGCCGTACAGCAGTAGCCCGGCCAGCGGAACGGTACCCGCCACCGCCGCCCAGGCGACCAGCGCACCCCAGCTGAACACCAGCCCCAGCCAGACCTGCGGCCACCAGGTGATTCGCTTCATGAACGGATAGGCCGCGACCAGCGCCAGCGAGGCGATGGCGATCAGCGCGGCAACCAGGTTGAGCTGCACCAGAACGACCAGCCCGATCAGGCACAGGGCGAGCAGCCAGCCCCAGGCGGCCTTGAGGGTGACGGCACCGCTCGCCAGCGGCCGTCCGCGCGTGCGCGCGACGCGGGCGTCGAGATCGCGGTCGACAATGTCGTTATACACGCAGCCCGCGCCGCGCATCGCAATCGCGCCCAGCAGCATCCACAGCAGCAGCGGCCAGTGCGTGATCAGCCCGCCCGCCAGCGCCAGCGCATAGGCGCAGGGCCAGTAGAGCAGCCACCAGCCGATCGGCCGGTCGAATCGCGCCAGCAGCGCAAAGGGTCGCATCCCGGTCGGCAGCACCGACAGCAGGCCGCGGGTTTCGGTATCGGGGAGCGGGGTGCTGGTCATGGGGCAAGGCTTAGCGGGGATTCGCTGCGCACGAAACCTGCCGAACGCATGTCCCTGCAACGAATTTTGTCACCCCCGCGCAGGCGGAGGTGGCGCTTTCGAGGGAAGCTAGGGCCACTAGAGCCGCGTGCGAAGCGACCAGAGTTCGGGAAAGGCGCGTTTGGTGAGGGTCGTGTGCAGATAGGCCGCGCCCGCCGTGCCGCCGGTGCCGCGCTTC harbors:
- the ubiA gene encoding 4-hydroxybenzoate octaprenyltransferase; this translates as MTSTPLPDTETRGLLSVLPTGMRPFALLARFDRPIGWWLLYWPCAYALALAGGLITHWPLLLWMLLGAIAMRGAGCVYNDIVDRDLDARVARTRGRPLASGAVTLKAAWGWLLALCLIGLVVLVQLNLVAALIAIASLALVAAYPFMKRITWWPQVWLGLVFSWGALVAWAAVAGTVPLAGLLLYGGCIAWVIGYDTIYALQDVEDDALVGIRSSARALGGAVRPGVGFCYILTIAAWGGAIWLVRPDWVAVMALLPVAAHLAWQVLALRPADPQDPLAKFRSNRNAGLLAFLAFAVVGLAG